In Dolichospermum flos-aquae CCAP 1403/13F, the following proteins share a genomic window:
- a CDS encoding 4-Cys prefix domain-containing protein translates to MEVCCTRPHCQHPKNHFPDLDDIKTLKTVPQKFCTNCGMPLILRDHYLPIKLLARGGFGAAFLAIDRDTPRMRQCVVKQFQPSGNLTEDALEKARILFTQEAGVLEEIGNEHQQIPKLFAFFTITVPNLKINKSEQFFYLVQEYISGQTLEEELVEQGNFSEIKILKILREILPVLQFIHDKGISSNNIISTYL, encoded by the coding sequence ATGGAAGTCTGCTGCACTCGTCCCCACTGTCAACATCCTAAAAATCACTTTCCTGATTTAGATGATATTAAAACACTAAAAACAGTACCGCAAAAATTTTGTACTAACTGCGGTATGCCTCTGATTTTACGTGACCACTATTTGCCAATTAAACTTTTGGCTAGGGGGGGATTTGGTGCTGCTTTTTTGGCAATTGATCGTGATACTCCGAGAATGCGTCAATGTGTAGTTAAGCAATTTCAACCAAGTGGTAATTTAACGGAAGATGCCTTAGAAAAAGCCAGAATTTTATTTACACAAGAAGCAGGAGTTTTAGAAGAAATAGGTAATGAACATCAGCAAATACCTAAATTATTTGCTTTTTTTACGATTACAGTTCCTAACCTAAAAATAAATAAGTCAGAGCAGTTTTTTTATTTAGTTCAAGAATATATTTCTGGACAAACTCTAGAAGAAGAATTAGTTGAACAGGGCAATTTTTCTGAGATAAAAATCCTAAAAATACTCAGGGAAATTCTCCCAGTTCTCCAGTTCATCCATGACAAAGGTATTAGCAGTAACAACATTATTTCGACTTATTTATAA
- a CDS encoding LysR family transcriptional regulator gives MSDLPFTLDQLRILKAIAQEGSFKRAADSLYVSQPAVSLQVQNLERQLDVPLFDRGGRRAQLTEAGHLLLSYGDKILSLCQETCRAIEDLQNLQGGTLIVGASQTTGTYLLPKMIGLFRQKYPDVAVQLHVHSTRRTAWSVSNGQVDLAIIGGEIPTELAESLETVPYAEDELVLILPTSHPFAKLETIQKEDLYKLQFIALDSQSTIRKVIDQVLARCDIDTRRFKFEMELNSIEAIKNAVQSGLGAAFVSTSAIAKELQMGVLHRTPIEGVVVKRTLWLICNPNRYRSKAAEAFSQEILPQFANPAWTQEVLKLSQINQVINSTLDIATSNGSDAN, from the coding sequence ATGTCTGACCTTCCTTTTACTTTAGATCAGTTACGAATTCTCAAAGCGATCGCCCAAGAAGGGAGTTTTAAGCGGGCTGCTGATAGCCTTTACGTCTCCCAACCTGCTGTGAGTTTGCAAGTTCAAAACCTGGAACGACAACTGGATGTTCCCCTATTTGACAGAGGAGGCCGTCGCGCTCAATTGACTGAAGCGGGACATCTACTTCTGAGCTATGGGGACAAAATCCTCAGTTTGTGTCAGGAAACCTGCCGCGCCATTGAAGATTTACAAAATCTCCAAGGAGGTACATTGATTGTTGGTGCTTCCCAAACCACTGGCACTTATCTGTTACCAAAAATGATCGGCTTATTTCGCCAAAAATATCCAGATGTAGCTGTACAATTGCACGTCCATTCTACCCGTCGCACGGCTTGGAGTGTATCTAATGGCCAGGTTGATCTAGCAATTATTGGTGGGGAAATTCCCACTGAATTAGCGGAATCTTTAGAAACTGTTCCCTATGCTGAAGATGAATTGGTACTCATTTTACCCACATCCCATCCCTTTGCCAAATTAGAAACAATTCAAAAAGAAGACCTATATAAACTACAATTCATTGCTCTTGACTCCCAATCAACTATTCGCAAAGTCATTGATCAGGTTTTAGCCCGTTGTGATATTGACACTAGGCGGTTTAAGTTTGAAATGGAACTAAATTCCATAGAAGCTATTAAAAACGCTGTCCAATCTGGCTTAGGTGCTGCCTTTGTTTCTACTTCAGCGATCGCTAAGGAGTTACAAATGGGTGTTCTCCATCGTACCCCTATCGAAGGAGTAGTGGTGAAGCGGACACTCTGGCTAATATGTAACCCCAATCGCTATAGATCCAAAGCCGCAGAAGCTTTTAGTCAGGAAATTTTACCTCAGTTTGCTAACCCAGCCTGGACACAGGAGGTGTTAAAATTATCACAAATCAATCAAGTGATAAATAGTACATTGGATATAGCAACATCTAACGGTTCTGATGCCAATTAA
- a CDS encoding NnrU family protein, which yields MMSNPWFTSSHFVILGLQLVFAIAHSGGAAVRPWAEKYLGPRLYRIIFALISLPLAVILIVYFFNHRYDGWQLWQVQGIPGVGALVWVLSAISFLFLYPATFNLLEIAAIQKPQVHLYETGIIRITRHPQMVGQVIWCVAHTLWLGTSFTLVTSIGLVIHHLFGVWHGDRRLSQRYGEAFEMVKQRTSIIPFQAIIDGRQSWNWEEFLRPAYLGVAIFTGLLWWSHPLLLVATSRIMW from the coding sequence ATGATGTCCAATCCTTGGTTTACCTCCAGTCATTTTGTCATACTAGGGTTACAATTAGTTTTTGCGATCGCCCATAGCGGGGGGGCTGCTGTGCGTCCTTGGGCAGAAAAATACCTTGGACCGAGGCTTTATCGCATTATCTTTGCATTAATTAGCCTGCCTTTGGCTGTGATCTTAATTGTTTACTTTTTTAATCACCGTTACGATGGCTGGCAACTTTGGCAGGTACAAGGTATACCAGGAGTGGGAGCATTAGTTTGGGTACTATCAGCTATATCCTTTTTATTTTTATATCCTGCTACCTTCAATCTACTAGAAATTGCGGCTATTCAAAAGCCCCAAGTTCATCTTTATGAAACAGGGATTATCCGTATTACCCGTCATCCCCAAATGGTAGGACAGGTTATTTGGTGTGTAGCCCATACCCTGTGGTTAGGAACTAGTTTCACTCTTGTTACCTCAATCGGTTTAGTAATACATCACCTATTTGGAGTATGGCATGGCGATCGCCGTTTAAGTCAACGCTATGGAGAAGCTTTTGAGATGGTCAAACAACGGACTTCGATTATCCCCTTTCAAGCGATTATTGATGGCCGTCAATCTTGGAACTGGGAAGAATTTCTCCGCCCTGCTTATTTAGGAGTTGCCATTTTTACTGGTCTATTATGGTGGTCGCACCCCTTGTTATTAGTGGCAACAAGTAGGATAATGTGGTAG
- a CDS encoding thioredoxin family protein produces MVLSVNERTFTQEVLESSVPVLVNFEAPWCGLCRIIHPLLLQFQAECGDELKLVGVNADQNFKLSNTYRLKSLPTLLLIEKGIVKQRLEGFPGKDDLRQALEAIKFTYTSHEKIGIAGVRGQGAGGKNYSNHN; encoded by the coding sequence ATAGTGTTGTCGGTTAATGAACGGACATTTACTCAAGAAGTTTTAGAATCTTCAGTTCCTGTTTTGGTTAATTTTGAAGCGCCCTGGTGTGGACTATGTCGCATCATTCACCCGCTATTATTACAATTCCAGGCTGAATGTGGTGATGAACTTAAATTGGTGGGAGTCAACGCTGACCAAAATTTTAAGTTGTCTAATACCTATAGACTGAAATCACTACCGACTTTACTATTAATTGAAAAAGGTATAGTCAAACAACGTTTAGAAGGTTTTCCCGGTAAAGACGATTTACGTCAAGCCTTAGAAGCAATTAAATTCACCTATACAAGTCACGAGAAAATAGGTATAGCAGGAGTCAGGGGGCAGGGAGCAGGGGGAAAGAATTATTCCAATCACAACTGA